In the genome of Microcoleus vaginatus PCC 9802, the window GCTTGCACCATATTTTTGCGGTGGTTGCCGAAACCATTGATTTCGCCATTCTTCATGTTGAGGCTATACTTAGTGGCAACTACCCATTTTTCGCGATCGGCCGCGATGAACTCACCGACATATTTTTCGCTAGTACCGTTGGTGTAGAGATTCGCGGTATCAATGAAATTGCCCCCCGCTTCTGCAAAGGCGTCGAACATTTTCCGGCTTTCGTCGTAGGAACTCCCCCAACCCCACTCTTCCCCAAAAGTCATGGTTCCGAGGCAGATTTCGGAAACGCGAAGTCCGCTGTGACCTAGTAGTTTGTATCTCATGTCACCCTTGCGCTGGTTAATGGTTGTTAACAGTTTAAATCTGTGGATTTCCCATACTGTTGCCATCAGTCGGGGTGGCGGGTTTTACGGGGCCTTAGCGCTGTGCTTAATGTTGAATGTTTTGCCAAGTCAATCAAAATGTCTTAGCTTCCGGGACTCCGAGCCATCGCCCCTGCGTTTAGTTTAAACACCGGGCAGGGGCGATCATGTTACTAATATATTTAGGATTACATTAATGAATCAAAATACAGTAAAATCCCCAAAAAAAGATCTACCTTTAGATAGGTACCTTCTGAAAGGAGTTAAATTAAAAAGTGCTATCTTAAATATTCAGACAACCAGACAGAACTAGAGAAAAAATTAATGTAGCTAATTTAACTTTTTAGCGTTATAGTGACCTATAGATTACAAAAACTAGGTGACTCACTTGGCTGACATCGTTGATACCGCCGTTTCGGCAGGCTCTTTTACTACCCTAGTTGCTGCAGTCCAAGCCGCTGGTTTAGTCGATACTCTCAAAGGCGCTGGCCCCTTCACAGTTTTCGCGCCTACTGATGAAGCTTTTGCTAAGCTTCCCGAAGGTACTGTAGAAGCACTGCTTAATGACATTCCTAAGCTGACAAAAATCTTGACTTATCATGTCGTTTCTGGCAAAGTTATGGCCGCTGATGTGGTCAACTTGAAATCTGCCAAGACAGTTGAAGGTTCAGAAGTTAAAATTGATGCTTCCAATGGCGTCAAAATCAATGATTCTACCGTTACAACAGCCGATGTTGCTGCTGATAATGGTGTCATCCACATTATTGATTCAGTCTTGCTTCCTGCGTAAGCACAGACTTAGATAGCGCAATACTATCTTGAGGGCGGTGGCTATAGTTAGCCGCCGCCCTGTTTTCGTTGAGGTTTAAATATTTTAGGCAGCTCAATAATTAAAACTATTATAGAGCAGCGGGAATTGACCGATCGCACTCAACTTGATTCGGCCCCAAATTTGTCGCTGTTGGATTTACCGGGAAAACTGGTTGCAGGCTAACTGCGACAGGTACTCTGGACAAAATATTATCAAAAAAATAAAAAAGTGCGATTGACCGCGTTAGCAATTGCCGAGAATTAGCGACGCACTTATTTTGCACTCTCGCGCTGATTGCCGGTTGATGCGTAGATACCTGGCCACCAAACCCAACATTTCTCCGAGAAACTGGGTTTACGAGGCCTTGTGCTAATTAAGATACAATAAGAACCACAAAGAAAGTGCGATCGACATTATTTGACATTCAAGCTATGCAATCTACAACTCAGCCCGAGACAGAACCGGCGATGGACGCTCCCAAACACCGCTTACCCGTTACAATCCTTACAGGATTTATCGGTATTGATTAATACAGTTTACAGTGTTTTAGAACGCCCAGAAAATCTCGACTATCTAGTAGTCGAAACAACCCTATTCGCCACAGCCGACGGCATTCCCGACAATTTCGCTCACCCAGACTTTTCACTGCCCCTAGAAAGTAAGTAGAAAGTAAATTTATGTCGGTGAAAATAGCAAAAAAAACTCTTTATTTTAGCTTGCGCCTGGGAACATTTGACCAGTTGATGCAGACAGTTATCGCACCACCTGCACTTACAGCCAAACCTCGAATTGCAGACCCCCGTTTTGTAGTTAAAAACTTTCCTGGGAAACAGCCACTAGACCCGTTTCTAGATATCATCTTACCCGAAAACACGAGCGATAAAATTGACAAATCAACTTTTTAATCAATTATTTTGTAACCAAATAACCCTTTCTGTTAATTGGTAACGGGTAATTGGTAATAGGGCATTGGTAAGGGGTAATCGGTGAAGGGCGAGCCGTAACCAACCAAAACTAACAACTAACAACTAACAAATAAATGCGTATAATTGTTGAAGGCTGGCGCTTTTTGCCACACTCCTACGCGATCACCAATCAATTTCAGCTACTAGAAATGCTGAAATATCCCAATTTAGAACTTTTCCACAAAGATATCCCCTATCTAGACGAAAATTGGCAGCCAGCAACCGGTTTGTTAGATGCAACTGCTGAAGCAGCAATAAATAATATTCCCCACCCTTCCGCGTCTATAAAAGCAGACGCTACCTTACGGATCTCAGTACCTTACAATTTTGCCCCCTCAAATACAAAACGGACGTGCTTGTTTGCCACAACAGAATGGGGAATTCTGCACAACGAAAACTTTAGAATAACGGGCGCAGCTTCCCTCCGCGAAGGACACAGCAACTCCGATATAATTATTATTACGCCTTCCCAGTGGTCGAAAACCGGATTTATCCGCAGCGGTGCGACTCCCGATCGCACCATTGTCATACCCTGCGGCATCGATCCGAATATTTACAAACCTTTAACAAAATCGGAACGCGAAGCTTTGAGGAAACAGCTAGGATGGGAGGGATTTGTATTTTTGAATGTCGGTGCAGGATCTCCCAATAAAGGCATCGATTTATTGTTAAAAGCTTTCGCAGTTGTAGTTGAAAGTTATCCGGAAGCGAGATTAGTATTGAAAGGAGAAGAATCAATATATGAGTCGGATTCTCTGATCGCTCAAAACATAGATGAACTGACATTTGACGAAGCAGAAAAAGTTCTGCCGCGCATGGCTTACATAGGAGAAACACTGCCTTTTGCAAAAATGGCTCAACTTTATCAAGCCGCCGATGCCTACGTATCTCTTTATTTAGCAGAAGGATTCAATTTGCCCGCCCTAGAAGCAATCGCTTGTGGCTTGCCCCTCATCTGCACTAAAGGCGGCCCGACAGATGATTTTACAACTCCCGATTTTGCTTGGCACGTCGAAAGTACGTTTCAAGAAGGTACTTCTAACGGTCAGCCGATATTTCGCCTGATGCCCGATTTAGAACATTCGATCGCCTTAATGAAAAATATTATAGAACAGCCGGAGTGGTGCGATCGCTCTCGGGAAGCAGGCCCCAAATTTGTAGCGACTGGGTTTACCTGGAAACACGTTACAGACCAACTCCTAGAGGTACTTTTGCCAACAATTCGATCGCCAAATTAAACAGGGTGCGATCGCATACTTGCAACTTCCGATAATTAGCGCTTGTAACGCCCTGTTCGGAATTAATATAAGATACAATAAGAACCACAAGTTTAAGCTTCAGACCTTATTTGACATTCAAGCTATGCAATCTACAACTCAGTCGGAGACAGAACAGGCGATGGGCGCTCCCAAACACGGATTGCCTGTTACCATCATTACAGGATTTCTCGGCAGTGGGAAAACAACCCTGCTCAACCACATCCTGACCAACCAGCAGGGTTTGAAAACAGCAGTTTTGGTAAATGAATTTGGCGAAATCGGCATCGACAACGAACTGATTGTCACCACCGACGACAACATGGTTGAGCTGAACAACGGGTGCATCTGCTGCACAATTAATGAAGATTTGGTTAATGCTGTTTACAAAGTTCTGGAACGTCAAGAAAATCTCGATTATCTAGTAGTCGAAACAACCGGGCTCGCCGATCCGCTACCAGTAGCAATGACTTTTTTAGGCACAGAACTCCGCGACCTGACTCGTCTCGATTCGATAGTGACAGTAGTAGACGCAGCCAACTACAGCTTAGATTTGTTCAACTCTCAAGCAGCTTACAGTCAAATAGCTTACGGCGATATAATTATCCTCAACAAAACTGATTTGGTTGAAGAAGCAGATTTAGATTTGTTGGAAGTTAAGATTCGGGATGTCAAAGAAGGTGCTCGAATTCTGCGAACCGTAAAATCGGAAGTTCCCCTACCGCTAGTCCTCAGCGTCGGATTGTTTGAATCTGACAAATATTTCCAATCTGAAAAAACTCCTAGCAGTCACGACCACGATCATCACGACCATCACGACCATCACGACCATCACGACCATCACGACCATCACGACCATCACGACCACAGCCATCACGACCACTCCCACCATTTAGAAAATGACGGATTTACCTCAATTTCTTTCCAGAGCGAGAAGCCCTTTTCTCTGAGGAAATTTCAATATTTCTTAGACAACCAACTGCCAACAAACGTGTTTCGCGCGAAAGGGATTATGTGGTTTGAAGAAAGCCCCAAACGCCATATTTTTCACTTGAGCGGCAAGCGATTTACGATGGACGATGACGAGTGGAAAGGCGAGCGGAAAAACCAGCTTGTTCTCATCGGTCAGGGTTTGGATACCGAGACTTTGCGATCGCAACTCGAAAACTGTCTTTGTATGCCTTCAACCAATCGCGGCAAAGGTTTTGGGAAAAACTAACAGTAAAATATTCTTTTCTAGTCCCAGGCTAGAGCCTGGGAACCAATGTCTAGAGGCTCTGCCTCTCTGGTAGTCAGGAAGAGAGGAGGCAGAGCCAAAGCATCTGCGTTACCAGGCTCTAGCCTGGTAACGAGTAATTTCCTATTACCAATTACCGATTTCCAATGCGAGTCATCATCCAGCGAGTAAAATCTTCTCAAGTCGAAATTAAAGGTCAAATTGTCGGCAAAATTGGCTGCGGACTTAACTTGCTTGTAGGTATTGCAGACACCGACACCGAAGCAGAACTCGATTGGATGGCTCGCAAATGCCTGGAATTGCGTGTGTTTCCCGACTCGGCCGGGGATACCGGGCGCTGGGACAAGTCGGTACAAGACATCGGTGGCGAGTTGCTGGTTGTGAGTCAGTTTACGCTCTACGGCGACTGTCGCAAAGGTCGGCGACCTTCATTTGACCGAGCGGCGGCTCCCGAACGAGCTGAAATTTTTTATGATAAATTTGTCGAAAAGTTGCGCCAGAGCGGCTTAAAAGTTGAAACAGGCTTGTTTGGAGCGATGATGCAAGTCTCGATCGAGAATGACGGGCCGGTGACTTTGGTATTAGAGAAAGAATCAGGCTGAATTGTTTGCAAACAAAGCTCTCTGTGCTTCTTTCTTATTCCTTCTTCCTTCTTGAATAAGATCAAATTTTCAGATTAACCGGGTTTCCTAAATGCTGTGCCGTAGCTTCAGAATACATTGCAGTTAGCTACACTCTGCCGAGTCTCGATTCCACAATCTCTAACGCCCAAAACCGCCTCAACTAGCCAGTTATTAGATTGTCCACTCAGCAGTCTGGCAGCACCCTCAATTTTCCTCCCGATCGCCCCACCAAAATAACAGCTCAGAATGCTTGTACAGTAAGGCTTTAACGGCAATAAAACCAATCTCCCACAGCCAGCGCTTAGAATCAGATTCAGCAGCCAAAAACTGTTGCATGAGAGAGTGGAACACTCGCATCACTACGGTTATCTCTACTTCCGTAACATTCAATGTATAGAGAGTTGAATCAGCACAGCAAGCGAAACCGCCAGCTACTGCCGCCTCACTCTCTAACAAATGTCCTCGCACACCCGCTGTGTCCTACCACCCGATAAACGCCATGACTGTCAAAGCTGCCACCACCGTCAACTGCAACACCGCTTCTGACCTCAACTGCATTCCGGCTACCTCCAGCGAACAAACCGCCGAAATCAATACTGTTCCCAGCATCGATATCCTCGCTTTGGCTAACTTCGCCCTCAAAGAATTGCAAGCCGAAATGAAAACTGCCAGCCGCAGCGCTCAAGCAGTGGCGATGCGGATTGCTAAGGAAGTCGAACGGATTTGCCAAAAAAGCGATCGCATCCAAATTTCCGGCGAAGTTGAAGCTTGGCAAATCACCTTGGCCGAGCACCGGTTGCAAAAAACCCTGCAATACTACCGCCTCGGTTCCAAACAAGGCCGCGTCGAACTGCACTCCCACCTCGCGGCTATGATTTACCGCCATGTTGCTTCTTTCCGCTCGAACTTGAACTTCCAAGCTCGCTACAACATGATTGAAGACTTTTTGCAAGGCTTTTACATCGAATCTCTGCGAGCTTTCCGCCGCGAACACCAACTCGATGCCACCTACCAGCCCCGCACGCAGCTAGAATTAGCTGAGTACATGGCTTTCACTGAACACTACGCCAAGCGCCAAATTGGTTTGCCCGGCCGCAACCGCCAACGCCTGATCGTGTTGCGCGCTCAAGGATTTGCCAAGGGCCAGCCTCCCGAAACAGCGATCGACATTGAAATGGCTGTAGAATCCGGCAAGGGAGAAGAGGCGGAAATGTACAGCCGCTCTCCGGCGCTGCAACAAGTGCGTGAGCAAATGGTATCGGAAACTGTCGATCCGGCTGACGCTGTGCTGCGCGATCGAGTAGTCTCGGAATTGATCGCCTATCTGGAATCGCAAAATCAGCCAGAATGCGTGAATTACTTAACTTTAAAATTGCAAGACCTTTCGGCTTCGGAAATTGACCGCGCGCTCGGTTTGTCTTCCCGCCAGCGCGACTACTTGCAACAACGTTTCAAGTACCACGTCGAAAAATTTGCCCGCACTCAAAATTGGAAACTCGTCCACGAATGGCTGGGTGCTGATGTGGATCAAAAGCTGGGAATGACTTCTGACAAATGGGAAGCATTTCGCGCTCAACTGTCGCCGGAACAGCAGCAACTGTTAGACATGAAGCGGAATCAAGAAAGCGACAAGGCGATCGCCACCGCGCTCAAATGCACCCCCAAACAAGTCCAAAAACGCTGGGCGCAACTGTTGGAGCTGGCTAGCCAGACTCGCAACAGCAGCCAAGCTTAATTGGTACTCAAATATGAATGCAACTGTTTTCTTGAGACTGGAAAATGCGATCGGGTGCGGCACCTGCACAGGAATGCCCGCCCCGGCCTCCGCTCTCAAATCAACAAGCGCTGCTACTAAATTATCGCCGCTTTTTGGCCTATTCAATTTATTAAAACAACATTACTTTTTTTAATATCTTTCGTTCCCTGGTTAGGCCGGGGAATTTGTTTTTATTAGTCATTAGTCATTAGTCATTAGTCATTAGTCATTAGTCATTAGTCATCATTTATGGTAAATTGCTTGCGGAAGAGGCGGCATTGCATATATTCCTAATGATATTTAAACATAGGGAGTAGCATAATAAAGGCAAAGTTGTTCAAAGTTCAAAAATGCAATGCCCCAAATGCAAGGGTAAAGATTTACTTACAAATGGACATCAAGACGGAAAACAGTGCGATCGATTTAAGCAATGCAAGTGCCAGTTTGTCGAAACCTATAGTGAGCCTGGAGATTCCGAGGATGCCAAACAAATTTGCTTAACCAATCTACTGTAATGGCATGGCGCGCGAGACCAATTGAGCGTTGTACTGGTATCACCCACAATAGTGTCATCAACTGCAGCAAAGAAACAGGGGGACGATTATCTGAAACTGAGGCAGTTGAAACGATACCCGAAGTAAGCGAAATCGACGAAATCCAGATATTTGTTGACTTAACAAAAAAACAAGCTCCTTTTATGGACAGCAGTAAATCACTTTGCTGAGGGCATTCTTGCTTGGAGGTTAGGGGATAGGAGCAGTGACACTTTTGTGGCTTTGTAGATGATGATTAAAAATTGGTATTGCTATTCCTGAGTGACTGATGGCTATTGTGTTTACCCAAAATATATCCCTTCTGAAAACCATATTTTTGCAATGCTTATATGACAAGAGTCGAACGGCATAACACCGGAGTCCAGACCTTATTTGGCGCGGGTTACATCGCAAGAAATTATGTTACTCTAAGTCTAAAGAGATGTTGCAGTTTTCTATTCGTTTATTGCTTTTTTGTCTCAGAAAAACCCCCGTTTTTTCCTGCTTTTTCTTGAAGATTATGAATATATGCAATGCCCACATAACTCTATCTTTAAAGTAATAAATTATGTCTATAAAAGGTTTTACCTCCGTTAATTTACGGTATTAAAGTATAAGTTATAGTTTTATTTTTTGATAAAAACAGTTAAAAACCGATTGTGAAACTTGAGGGTGCGGAAGGTAGAGCAAAAATGACACTTCCTCTATCCAAAGACATAAAAAAATTAAAATAAATATACTCATCGTACTATTCTGTTTCATTTAATCCTTCATAAGAAGGAAGCATCAAATTGGAGTTCTATCTAAAATGGGGGCATAAGTTGATGTAGATAGAAAGGGAAGGACTCCTATGTTACTTTACAAAATTGAAGATTTTAATCCCAACTACCGCGAAGCTGCTTTTAATGGCGAAGATATCAAAGGTCTGGATATCTATGCTGGAAATACAGATGAGAAAATTGGCTCCATCGATACGGCGCTAGTTGATGAGACAGGACGTTTCCGATATTTTGTTGTTGACACGGGTTTCTGGATCTTTGGCAAGAAGGTATTAGTTCCAGTTGCTCTTTGTCGAGTGGAGGTTGATGCAGAGCGCATCTACGCGACGGGTTTGAGCAGTAAAGACCAAGCAGAAAAACTACCCAAGTATGAGGATGGGATGGTGGTTGATTACGATTATGAAGAACAAGTGCGGGGTGTTTATCGTACTCTAAC includes:
- a CDS encoding fasciclin domain-containing protein, whose product is MADIVDTAVSAGSFTTLVAAVQAAGLVDTLKGAGPFTVFAPTDEAFAKLPEGTVEALLNDIPKLTKILTYHVVSGKVMAADVVNLKSAKTVEGSEVKIDASNGVKINDSTVTTADVAADNGVIHIIDSVLLPA
- a CDS encoding glycosyltransferase, whose product is MRIIVEGWRFLPHSYAITNQFQLLEMLKYPNLELFHKDIPYLDENWQPATGLLDATAEAAINNIPHPSASIKADATLRISVPYNFAPSNTKRTCLFATTEWGILHNENFRITGAASLREGHSNSDIIIITPSQWSKTGFIRSGATPDRTIVIPCGIDPNIYKPLTKSEREALRKQLGWEGFVFLNVGAGSPNKGIDLLLKAFAVVVESYPEARLVLKGEESIYESDSLIAQNIDELTFDEAEKVLPRMAYIGETLPFAKMAQLYQAADAYVSLYLAEGFNLPALEAIACGLPLICTKGGPTDDFTTPDFAWHVESTFQEGTSNGQPIFRLMPDLEHSIALMKNIIEQPEWCDRSREAGPKFVATGFTWKHVTDQLLEVLLPTIRSPN
- a CDS encoding GTP-binding protein is translated as MQSTTQSETEQAMGAPKHGLPVTIITGFLGSGKTTLLNHILTNQQGLKTAVLVNEFGEIGIDNELIVTTDDNMVELNNGCICCTINEDLVNAVYKVLERQENLDYLVVETTGLADPLPVAMTFLGTELRDLTRLDSIVTVVDAANYSLDLFNSQAAYSQIAYGDIIILNKTDLVEEADLDLLEVKIRDVKEGARILRTVKSEVPLPLVLSVGLFESDKYFQSEKTPSSHDHDHHDHHDHHDHHDHHDHHDHHDHSHHDHSHHLENDGFTSISFQSEKPFSLRKFQYFLDNQLPTNVFRAKGIMWFEESPKRHIFHLSGKRFTMDDDEWKGERKNQLVLIGQGLDTETLRSQLENCLCMPSTNRGKGFGKN
- a CDS encoding D-tyrosyl-tRNA(Tyr) deacylase, which translates into the protein MRVIIQRVKSSQVEIKGQIVGKIGCGLNLLVGIADTDTEAELDWMARKCLELRVFPDSAGDTGRWDKSVQDIGGELLVVSQFTLYGDCRKGRRPSFDRAAAPERAEIFYDKFVEKLRQSGLKVETGLFGAMMQVSIENDGPVTLVLEKESG